A region of the Vidua chalybeata isolate OUT-0048 chromosome 31, bVidCha1 merged haplotype, whole genome shotgun sequence genome:
AAGAGAACAGCACAAAATACTGGGCTGGGTCAGTTCTTGGCTGCACCAGCAAACGGAGGGagttccaggctctgctgccacagacTCCCCGCTTGAGGGAACACAACCCCCCAGGGCTCATTGCAAATGCTGTGCACGCCCCGCTGGCTGCAGACACCCccttttgcagctgcagctgctggcaggagctctcCCAAACCAATGATGTCTTCATGGCAATTTGGTTTACAAAGCCAACTCAGGtgcagaggaagaacagaaagcaCACAGCAAGCCCAAAGCCACAGCACCGAGGGGAAACCTCGACTTACGTGCCAAGTGGGttaaaaaataccccaaatacGCCACAGAGTACAGCGTGCAAACTGCAGCAACCACGTGCTGGATCATTTTGGCTGCGCTGCACACGTCTGCTGACTGTAGCCCTGCAAGCACAGAAGGAGACCCGTCAGAGGtgggctggctgctgagaatGCCTCAGGCAGGAGGATCCTCCGGCAAGGAGCAGTGCCCACAGCCACTCTGGACACTGAGGCCTCCGTGTCCCACAGCAACGGGAACACCACGGGGTCGTGGCAGTGTtcctgtgacatcacagcagcagctcacgCGGAAACCGCCTGGAAGGTTCTCCTGTGTCACAAAGGAGCACAAAGAACCCTCCCAGGCACAGCCTATGGCCCAAAGGATCCAAGAGGAACTCTAAAAATGCAGCAACCGTGTGGCACCTTTTGGGGTTCACCCTCTATGGGGAGACAGCAGCCAGGTACTGGAACAGCGACCCACACGTTAAGGAGCAAAACAGGACTGGGGTGGACTGGCTCTGCCGGTACAACTACGAGTATCTCACCGGGCTGGCTCTGCCGGTACAACTACGAGTATCTCACTGGATTGGCTCTGCCCGTACAACTACGAGTATCTCAGCCCGTTCCTCCTGGAGCACCGAGGTGAGCGGGGGGCAGAGCGCGTCCCCTCCGGCCCTGCCATGGCAATGACCCTGGAGGCCCTCAAAACCTCCCTGGGAATCGCCCCAGAGCCCTCAGCCCTCCTTGTGCCCATCCCCGAGACCTTCTGTCCCTGCCACTGCCCCCCGTGGctctcccagtccatcccagtctctGCCAGTGCCTCCCGGCTGTCCATCTCAGCCTAGCGTGGCGCTGCCGCCTCTCAGCCAATCAGAGCGCGTGTCTCTGATGACTCATCAGTTGCCAGGCAGACCCGCACCGCCGAGTGCCCCGCTCTGGACTCGGCCTCCCAGTGCCGCGCACTTcattcccagttcctcccagtgccgccccagcccctccaagtccattcccagttcattcccagtTCACTCCTAGACCTCCACCTTCTCTCCCAGTGcccaccccatcccctcccatcTCTCTGAGTGTCActccactccttcccagtccattcccactccctcccagtccattcccagtccctccccaggccaccccacccctcccctctctctcccagttccccccaactgatcccagtctgtccccaaactctcccagtgccccccagcgTATCCATCTCGCTGGTGCCCTCGAGCTCCCagccggggctgctccctgatggatttctaccctgcccacacccagctgaggtggctccagggccagcaggagctCTCTGTGGTGGCCACCGACATGGTCCCAACAAGGACTGGACCtaccagctcctggtgctgctggaaacCCCCCCCTGGCACGGGCTCACCTGCACCTGCCAGGTCGAGCACGTCAGCCTGGAGCACCCCCTGAGCCGCCACTGGGGTACGGGGGAGGAATTGGGGGCGCTGCCAGAgccactgggatgtgctgggaacTACTGGGAGGGAGTTGGAGAGagcctggtttcagctgggagaggggctggggggtctGGAAGGGCTAAGAAGGGGTTTGGAGGATACTGgggagggtgggatggggttctgggggtcctggtgggcactgggagggagTTTGGGGGACCTGGGTGTAATTGGGAGGGATTGGAGTgagcctggaggggctggaaggagaTTGGGGATGGCTAAGGGAGGCTTGGGATGAGGTTGGTTGTGCTGGGAAGAGACTGGGAGGGGTCTGGGTGAGTcctggtggggctgggaagggattgggaaagggtttgggggtcctggggctGTAGGGGACAACTGGAAAGGGGCTGTGGGATCCTGATGGGAATGGGAGGGGCTTTGGTAGGTCCTGGGGAGGTTGGGAAGGGATCGGGGGGGAGGTTTCAGGGGGTCTTGGGTGGGCTGGGAGTGATCGGGAGGGAGCTTGGAGGGGCTTGGGGTGTCCGtgagaggttttggggggtcctgacTCCTGCAGACCCCCCAGAGATGCCGCCAGACGCCGCCTGCAGCAAGATGCCCACAGGGATCGGAGACTCAGAGTTGGGCTTTGTCTTCCTGGCACTGGGGCTCGGCTTCTGCCTGCACAAGAAGGtcaggggggtcccgggggtcgtGGCCCCCCTCCCCCAGAGCGTGTGTGCTCTCCCCGGGGCCCCAGCCCGCTGTCACCCCCTTTTCTCTGCCCACACAGCTCCTGAGCCGCCGGCGCCCGCAGCCGCTCCGCGCGGCCTCGGGCCCGGACAGGAccccctgctctgtccccacgATGATTTTGGAGGGGTCgtgtgtccccccagccctgctgtcactCTGCCCCTGCCCGCCTGCTCCCAGTCTTCCCAGTAAAGCTTCCCAGTTAAACCCAGTCCAGGTTATGGGGGCGGTGGGGAGGGACTTGGGGGGACCccacggcggggccgggactGGGCATGGAGGGTGGGGTCCAGGTGGGGAACACTGCCTGCTGCGGGTCTGCCCGGCAACTGGTGAGTCATCAGCCCCGCTCTCTCGGATTGGCTGGCTCTTGTCCATCGCATTCTCTCATTGGCTGAGGAGAGGCCCGGGACTGCAGACAAGCAACGGGAGAGATCCCGCCCCGAGCACCGGCACGGGGACAACAGACCCAGCCCGGGCACACGGAGGGGATTTATCACCaaccaaaccacagcagcacaaggagaagggaaagaactCCCTCcaacaccttccccccacccaaCGGGGATCACCCACAACAGGGGTTGTCCACGATggagagacggggacagccgAGCTCAGATCAGAAGCCAATTTTATTGAGGGTACCAGGTGTGTTTATACAGGGTTTTACTTGTGTGGTGCTTATAGGGCTCGATGTTTGCTAACAATTTCCATTGGTTACACATTCTTCATGACATCATGTCACCTGGGAACATTATCTTATCACAAAGTCTCACAACAGGATGCTTGGTCACTTCTTGCCCAGGGAGACTTAAACGGTGTCTGTGTCTCCCACAGTTTCTGCTCAGTCAGGCCTCAGATATCGGGCCCCTTTGCCGGCTCCATTGTTTTACTCTCTGTTTTATTCCCCATATGGGgcaccagggctctgcccaaCGGGGGTCACTGGGGATCATCCAGCCCGGAGCCTCCcatgggggatggagctggagcagcacacgAAGCTCTTCCCTCACTCTCTTCCCTCACTCTCAGCTCTTCCCTCACTTGGGGCACTCACAGGGCTTCCCTTAGTGATGCCTCTGTTGGTGTTCAGTCAAGGTtgagctcctggagaagctcttcccacactccccacactcgtagggcctctccccggtgtggatgcgccggtgcACGGTGAGGTGGGAGTTTCGCTTGAAGCCCTTCCCGCAGTCGGGGCAgcggaagggcctctcctctgtgtgaatcCGCTCGTGTAGGAGGAGATTGGAGctggtctgaaacctcttcccacactggggacactcatagggccgttccccagtgtggatgtgCTGGTGCTTTCTCAGGCCAGAGCTCTGCACAtagctcttcccacactccccacacttgtagggccgttccccagtgtggatgcgccggtgTATTCTCAGGGCAGAGCTCCACccaaagctcttcccacattccaagcagGTGTAGGGCCGTTCCCCGGTGTGGATCACCTGGTGCTCAAACAGCCTGGAGCTGTCTCTGAAACCcatcccacactccccacacttgtagggccgttccccagtgtggatcctctggtgctggatcaggttggagctgtctctgaagctcttcccacattcctcacactcgtagggccgttccccagtgtggatcctctggtgctggTTCAGTTTGGAGCGGTCTCTGAAacccttcccacactccccacacttgtagggccgttccccagtgtggatcctctggtgctggatcacgccagagctccagctgaagccctgcccacattccaagcacttGTGTGGCTTCTCCCTGTCATGAGCCTTCtccaccagctctgagctccgGCTGGATCTCCGACCGCCTTCCTGGCTCAGGGGGGCTCTTTCCTCCccgcagctccctgggctgggtttgcagccaCTCCCCGTGCAGGATCTCTGgggctcttcctcctcctccatccagcCACGCCCTGGCAACGACaaatcctggtttggggaaaaaacaagagGAGAGCACCTTGGACTGGAGGTTCCTCCCTGCCCAAGTTCATCTCAGGAAGTCAATGGGAATCTTGAGTCTGTAAGAACCTCCAAAACACCAGGATTCACCGCAAAAATCCTACAAATTCCATGACACAGAtcaaaaactccccaaacaTCGCAAGTCAGCAAAAACTTCCTCCAAAAGATAAAGATTCAGCTGCCACATAAAACCAAAGCACCAACATTTAGCCCAAGAAAGCTCAGAAACACCAAGATTCACCCCGTGAAAATCGTGGATCCCCCTCCACAGTCACCTGCTGCATGTGGGGGGAGCAgcgctcctggggctggggggtgaCTGCAGATACAGGGAGGGGTGGAACCTTGTGCTGCTTCctgtttctgcttctcctcctcctcctcttgtgtctctgctcttcctcacactcctcttcctcttgctattcctccttctcctgcacaATCCCACCTTCTCCTGCCACGTGCAGCGTTTGACCATTTTGTTCCTCaatcctgcttctcctcctgcccccaggcccagcacccactgccggctccctcttccccccaaacccacagcatcccagcacaggggaagggatggagctggggcaggtcgggctggggcagcgctggaaagtgacaggagaagCCATCAGCTTCAGAAAATGTTATCAATGCTCTGCTGATGTCAATTTTTCCGCACACCCTGGGGCTCATCCGGAATTCCTTCCACCGTCCAGGGCGGCGGGCAGGGAGTGCAGCTGAAGGTGCCTCACCCAATTTGGGTGATCGGCTCCCTTGGCTGGCGGCGGCACCGGGGATTGATTGGGGACCCGGCAGTGACCAGGAGACAGACGAGTGACACATCAGGGGGGTCTGtgaaaaggcagcagggagagagcactGAAAATCTCATCCGTGAGTGCACTGGGATCTTCGGGGAGTGAACATGGCAGGGCAcccagggaggggagaaaagggaaagccaGGGAGGGGTCCTGGCCAAAGGGATGATGAGCCCAAAATGTCTCTGAAGGGTCCCCTGGGAGAATGTTGAGGTCGTTTGCACATTCCCCCAGAGGTAATTAAGGACATGGACACCCAGGGGGCAATAAGGGAACTGGAGAAGTGATTTGGACAACAGAGCATGGATGTTGTtggtgtgctgggaagggatcGGGTGAAGGGGAGTGTGCAGCAATATGGGGAAggcaagaagcagcaggagggatcAATATGCCAAGAAAAAGGAtgatggaaaagaggaggaagagaaaaatacagagcacTGAGATGTTTTTCAGCACTGTTTTATGCTCAGAATTTGCCAGCTGAtccagctcctctccatccccggtttccaggacaggaaaagaagtTCAGGATGTCAGGGGGTTTCTCTGCGGTGGGCAGTGGCAGCACCGGGCGCAGAGCTGCGGGACCgggagcacaggctgggggcctgtggggagctgcggggcccggccggggctgtggggcagccgGGGCTCAGCGCCGGGCGCTGCCTGACCCcaccagccccgggcagggccggcacTGGCCCCCGGCCCCCAGGAGGCTGCGGGACGCCCcggccgctgcccggccccggggagctgccggccctgcccgccgggGGGGCCGCCTTTGGACACTGCGGCAGGACAGGGACCGGCTCTGCCATACGGGCTCTGGAGGGGACCCTGagcacaagcaggaaaacaaaggaacagctgggaaatgcagagtgTACATGCAAGGAGCAGGATTTTCTATTACTGGTTTGGGTcgctggagaaaggaaagattttgcagaaagctgagcagctctcagaggatgagcacccacaggcactgagcggggctgcaggagtggcagaagGAGGCCCTGGAGCACTTGGGCacaaaggcacagcagctgaatgcaAGAAGGGGTGAGCAAAAGGCCAAGCTGAAGGCAAAGGCCATGGCACAGTTCCTACAGCCCCTCAGGGATCAACCCCAGCGCCCAAGGgggccccagcacccaggggacGGGGTCGGCCACAAGCACCTGGCAGAGGCAttgccctcctgggcaggggagagcccaCCCAAACAGCCCCTGGCAAGGAGTCAGGGCTGGAAACCAAGGTGCCATGGGTACAGCTTTTGCCATTGGCTTTGGCAAGAAGAAGAGCCAGACCCAGGGCTGAGATTCAACTGTCTCCCTTGCAATTCATCCTGGCAATTCCTTACCCTGCTAATTCTCCACCTAGTGCAGGCTGGAGATAAGGGATGGACATCTAAAGCAGTCTGTGGCCACAATCCTGTCTCTTGTGAAATCTCTGCCACaggaagctgggctggcacagagcctgcCTTGGCACTTTGCTGTTGCCAACATCCAAGCAGGACATCGGGCCCTGCCTAAGGACTGCAAAGCAGCACCACTGGTGGCCAAGTGGCGTGGCCCGTGCCAAGTGGCCCTGAGGCCAGAAACAGCcgccagcacagctgaacacgGGGGGACCCCTCAGCctcagctccagggctctgaaGCCCCGGAGATTTGCACTTCCCGCCTGCAACAGGAGGATGGGAGGCCCCCACTGAGCCTGCACTGAAGGCagcgcagcagcagccaggcctcCACAGCGGGGCAAGCCCCCGGGCCTGCCCACACATCCTCTGCTCAAATCCTCCGCCTGCCCATCCTCCTTTGGCATCTCCAGACACCGGGGCCAATCCTTGCTGCcgctgctgcagcttcagcgctttctgtgcctgcactgcCGCAGCTGCTGGGGAACACAACGGCACAATTCCACTCTGCCTCTCACTTACACTCACACACTGCGCTGCCTGCCATTGCATCCATGGAAAATACACCAGGGCATCGACTTCAACCTTTTCAACATTTGATTTCTCTACTCAGGCTTGCTTTGCCTTGGCCTCGGGCAATGAAAGGttcaaggtttttttaagggatgTCCCACCACTCCATGGAGATGAGTTGAACAGCTCAACACTCTGGGAATGGCCCAAAAGATACCCACAAAGATAACgaccagcagcaaaacagcaacgcccagcagcaaacagcaaccAACACCTACCCCAGACACTGCCCCCGGCACAGCTGGAGACACCTGCTCTGCAAAAGGCTGAGAAGGAAATCCAGCAGTTCCCACATAATTAACATCAGAAGCAAACAAATCCGGGTCCAATAGGAACACAAATACTAAAAACTGCACGACTTGAAACTATAGAATATTAAACCAATGGGTTTAGATTGGTTCAGACTGTATCAAGTTTGGGGGAAATCTAGTAAAACCCACGTGTCACGGAACgattttctctgcacagccGGGCTATGTGGGGATGGAATGATTTCTGTtgcacatcctggccagaatCAATAATGCCTTGACTCTAACACTAAACATATTGctggagtttttctttttcctgcagtttcagTGCAAAGTTTATAGCATTAGagtattttttgtaataatCCTACTTCTATACAGCCAGTTAGGTTTGGGTCAGGGATGGGAGAATGAGTTTGTACTTCGACGAGAAGTACAAAAAACGTAATTGCCTCGGAATTTTTATGTCTATGTTTGTGTGAGAGATACCAAAATTTTGCTCTGGGTTTGTCGACGTTCACCTTTAGGCTGCATTTTGCAAAACGAGAAGAGATTTAAAGGTGACcctttaactcagaaacagtaaATCGATGATTtgaacgaaaaaaaaaaaaagaaaatagcaggTTGTGGGGGGGCCACATGTGAGGCTGCTGAAGGCTACTATGGGAGAGAAGCTGCATtccaggcagccagcagaggagctttagaaatgcaaattaacacTGCTGGGGCAAAGTGCGGACAATGTACCCGGCTCTTCTTGCCTGGGGCAGGAATTGGGCTgattccctctgcccctcaccccAAGCTCTGCCTGCTTGCACAGATGCAATTggcacagctgaaggcagagcccATGGTCAGGATCTCTGACTCTGCAACAGAAATGGGTGAagctgcaaagggaaacagCAAATGGAGAATGTTGTCAAAACTTCACTAAAATAAGGGGGGGATCATCCCCCTGCCCACTCCAACATGTGCTGTCACTGTCTATGCTATACAGGGAGCATCAGAGCACTGGGGTTTTTGCTCTAACAAGTTCAGGGAAATCAGCTGGAATTCAAGTATTTGATGATGTAATTAGAAAAAAGCGGTCAATTCATGCAGTCCCAGCTGGAGAGATcgcccaaaaatggggaaaagatgaaGGGCCACCCGAACAAATCCTGCAACCAAAGAGGACCCgggaagaacaaaacagagTCAATGAGTGAATCTGCCTGGAGACAGGGCCAGGCACTTGTAGATAAGGAAGCAACGGGAGAAACCATCAGTTCCAATAAATGTTACAAATTGACCCAGACTGCTGCTCAAAGTCCCGCTAAATTCCTCAACTTCCAGAAGAACAAGGACTTCACAGAGCCACGAATATCGGCTGTTATACACAAGGAGGGTGCACATTAAcgaggacaggcagcaggcgCATCGGCAAGTCGGAACCTCCCGagtccctcaggcagcgggcaaaggcagagggagatgcGGCCGGGAAAATGAgcataaaaaggaggctgcgtACTACAGCAAGGGCAGAGAGCGCACGGCAAATGCCCCACggcctctccctctgcccagcaATAAAGTCACTTTGACAGGACTCCTCGGTCTCCTCTGGGCACAGAAGCCTCCGGCGACGTGAATTTCCCCGCACGCTCCCGGCGACGGGGCAGCCACCTCTGTCCTAGCCACAGCAAGCGGGACGAGGCAGCGCTGCTCCGGCAGcggctcctgcccaggcagcgGCGGGAAGGAGAGCGCGGGCagccgctcccgcagcgcccTCGGCCCAGGGCCACCACGGGCCGGACACGGCACAAGCAAGCCGCCGCAGCCCCCTGCCGCCCCCTCCGCCCGCAGCGAGCCCCGAGCCCCCGCAGAACCCAGCGCGGCTCCCACCTgcgccggggccgcctcccAGCTCCGCCAATGCCGCCTCCCCGGCctccggccgctgccgccgctcccgggcccgCACAGACGCTCCGCCAATGGCGccgctgcccagccagggccgCCCTCAGGCCGCCAGCGGGGCCGTGCTTCGCCCCGCTCTCACCAATCAGCGCGCCACAACCACGACTGACGGCACAGCCGGCCAATCGCAGCGAGGGGCGGGCTCTGCACACGGCACCGCCTCGCCCCGCGCTCTCAGGGCCCCCCGGGCTGGGCGAGGGCAAAGCCGCagctgaggaacagccctggaacgggcccgggcccgggccggcaTCCAGCgcaaacacaaacaaacttcTCCGCACCTCCCGACACGGCTTTCCCGGCCCTGCGCCTTCGCTGCCTCCGCCTCTGCG
Encoded here:
- the LOC128801761 gene encoding zinc finger protein 239-like isoform X2; translation: MEEEEEPQRSCTGSGCKPSPGSCGEERAPLSQEGGRRSSRSSELVEKAHDREKPHKCLECGQGFSWSSGVIQHQRIHTGERPYKCGECGKGFRDRSKLNQHQRIHTGERPYECEECGKSFRDSSNLIQHQRIHTGERPYKCGECGMGFRDSSRLFEHQVIHTGERPYTCLECGKSFGWSSALRIHRRIHTGERPYKCGECGKSYVQSSGLRKHQHIHTGERPYECPQCGKRFQTSSNLLLHERIHTEERPFRCPDCGKGFKRNSHLTVHRRIHTGERPYECGECGKSFSRSSTLTEHQQRHH
- the LOC128801820 gene encoding LOW QUALITY PROTEIN: class II histocompatibility antigen, B-L beta chain-like (The sequence of the model RefSeq protein was modified relative to this genomic sequence to represent the inferred CDS: inserted 3 bases in 2 codons); translation: MGRQQPVPPSVSISLVPSSSQPGXCSLMDFYPAHTQLRWLQGQQELSVVATDMXPNKDWTYQLLVLLETPPWHGLTCTCQVEHVSLEHPLSRHWDPPEMPPDAACSKMPTGIGDSELGFVFLALGLGFCLHKKVRGVPGVVAPLPQSVCALPGAPARCHPLFSAHTAPEPPAPAAAPRGLGPGQDPLLCPHDDFGGVVCPPSPAVTLPLPACSQSSQ